One genomic window of Helicobacter canis includes the following:
- a CDS encoding ATP-dependent helicase: MPLQNLNTEQYAAATAPMGHNLIIASAGTGKTSTIVGRIAHLLESGVQASEILLLTFTNKASQEMIARVASRFGEVAKQIECGTFHAVSYRFLKDKYAISLKQPKELKVLFKSIAKSRVYQHQTSTPPYSGEYLFDLYSLYLNSRNNESFEEWLGARGSDHSAYIDIYEGIFAEYHALKKSHNYMDYNDLLLEYAKEMRGIECPYKEILCDEYQDTNPLQNYVIHALNPKSLFCVGDYDQSIYAFNGADISIISSFTETYVDSRVFTLSKNYRSTRYILDLANRVIEKNERIYPKGLEVINLQEPIAPKLLIYNELFEQYQGVAQKILTANYPLDDIAIIFRNNSSADGCEALLRELNIPSKRKGGVSFFDAKEVALMLDFCSLLYNPKDMMAYIHILSYGSGIGDSIARELYEGLLRLGNGDAKRGLLAPDSSVRAFEKRAKNAQLGLFDDFFALQDVKKFDNVVQGNFVGHPILSHPKLSFDGARFLSDFYAAVERYDYATKPKDLISMLASSQLYQYIVELLCARRAKNKDGSVDIERKTQAKDAIMRKIILLQDIAKNYENLGRFLNAMVLSSGENTQGSGVNLLTIHASKGLEFGMVFIIDLMQGRFPNLKLIAKGGSIEEERRLFYVAITRAKEILYLSYAKKDEIKNISYEPSLFLYEAKLLQQQA, from the coding sequence ATGCCCTTACAGAATCTAAACACAGAGCAATATGCTGCAGCCACTGCACCTATGGGGCATAATCTCATCATCGCTTCTGCTGGCACGGGGAAAACTTCTACCATTGTGGGGCGGATCGCGCATTTGCTAGAGAGCGGCGTGCAAGCAAGTGAGATTCTACTGCTAACTTTTACTAACAAAGCTTCCCAAGAGATGATCGCACGCGTGGCAAGTCGCTTTGGTGAAGTGGCAAAGCAGATAGAGTGTGGGACATTTCACGCTGTGAGTTATCGGTTTTTGAAAGATAAATATGCCATATCTCTAAAGCAGCCTAAAGAATTAAAAGTGCTATTTAAAAGTATCGCAAAATCGCGTGTCTATCAGCATCAAACAAGCACGCCACCTTACTCTGGGGAGTATTTGTTTGATTTATATTCACTCTATCTTAATTCGCGCAATAATGAGAGCTTTGAAGAGTGGCTTGGGGCGCGTGGGAGTGATCATAGTGCATATATTGATATTTATGAAGGGATTTTTGCAGAGTATCACGCGCTTAAAAAATCACATAATTATATGGACTATAATGACTTGCTTTTGGAATATGCCAAAGAAATGCGCGGCATAGAGTGTCCTTATAAAGAGATTTTATGCGATGAGTATCAAGATACCAATCCCTTGCAAAATTATGTAATCCACGCGCTAAATCCTAAAAGTCTCTTTTGCGTGGGGGATTATGACCAAAGTATTTATGCCTTTAATGGCGCGGATATTTCTATTATTTCAAGCTTTACAGAGACTTATGTGGATTCTAGGGTTTTTACTTTAAGCAAGAATTATCGCTCCACGCGCTATATCCTTGATCTTGCTAATCGCGTGATAGAAAAAAACGAGCGCATTTACCCCAAAGGGCTTGAGGTAATCAACCTGCAAGAGCCCATCGCGCCAAAGCTGCTTATTTACAATGAGCTATTTGAGCAGTATCAAGGCGTGGCGCAAAAGATCCTTACAGCTAATTATCCGCTTGATGATATTGCCATCATTTTTCGCAATAACTCTTCAGCAGATGGCTGCGAGGCGTTGCTACGCGAGCTTAATATCCCTTCAAAGCGCAAGGGTGGAGTGAGCTTTTTTGATGCTAAAGAAGTGGCTCTAATGCTTGATTTTTGCTCACTTTTGTATAACCCAAAAGATATGATGGCATATATTCATATTTTGAGCTATGGCTCTGGGATTGGGGATTCTATCGCTAGGGAGCTATATGAGGGGCTATTGCGCTTGGGGAATGGCGATGCAAAAAGGGGGTTGCTAGCACCGGATTCTAGTGTTAGGGCATTTGAAAAGAGGGCTAAAAACGCGCAGCTAGGGCTGTTTGATGACTTTTTTGCATTGCAAGATGTGAAGAAGTTTGATAATGTCGTGCAGGGTAATTTTGTAGGGCACCCGATTTTATCACACCCAAAGCTAAGTTTTGATGGTGCGAGATTTTTGAGCGATTTTTATGCGGCGGTGGAGCGATATGACTATGCCACTAAGCCTAAAGATTTGATTTCTATGCTTGCTTCAAGTCAGCTGTATCAATATATTGTCGAGCTGCTTTGTGCAAGGCGTGCAAAAAATAAAGATGGCAGTGTTGATATAGAGCGCAAAACACAGGCAAAAGATGCCATTATGCGTAAAATTATTTTGCTGCAAGATATTGCGAAAAACTACGAGAATCTAGGGCGATTTTTGAATGCTATGGTGCTTAGTAGCGGTGAAAATACACAAGGAAGCGGTGTCAATCTCCTAACAATCCACGCGAGCAAGGGACTAGAATTTGGTATGGTTTTTATCATTGATTTAATGCAAGGGCGTTTTCCTAATCTCAAACTTATCGCTAAGGGTGGTAGTATCGAAGAGGAGCGCAGGTTGTTTTATGTAGCAATCACGCGAGCTAAAGAAATCCTCTATCTCTCTTATGCCAAAAAAGATGAGATAAAAAACATTAGCTATGAGCCATCACTTTTTTTGTATGAAGCAAAGCTTTTGCAGCAACAAGCTTAA
- the rpsJ gene encoding 30S ribosomal protein S10, translating to MEKIRLKLKAYDHRVLDRSVASIVEAVKRTGSEICGPIPLPTRSRKYTVLRSPHVNKDSREQFEIRVHTRIIDIMSATPDTVEGLMKLDLAPEVDVEVTSMSK from the coding sequence ATGGAAAAAATTCGATTGAAGCTAAAGGCTTATGATCATCGGGTTCTTGATAGATCTGTTGCTTCTATTGTCGAGGCTGTGAAACGCACAGGTTCTGAAATATGTGGTCCTATCCCATTGCCTACTAGGAGTAGGAAATACACGGTGTTGCGATCTCCACATGTAAATAAAGATTCTCGAGAGCAGTTTGAGATCCGCGTGCATACTAGAATCATTGATATTATGTCTGCCACGCCGGATACTGTTGAAGGGCTAATGAAGCTTGACTTGGCTCCAGAGGTCGATGTAGAAGTAACTTCTATGAGCAAGTAG
- the rplC gene encoding 50S ribosomal protein L3, whose protein sequence is MEFLVQKIGMSRTIGSVSTPVTLLKVLQTKVCEIKDNGQAIVAYSKGKMQNKSIMGQQKKYNLSKEYNRFATLAVANTEVGDLDMASLESAQRLKVSFNTKGRGFSGAMKRWNFQGGPAAHGSRFHRRLGSIGNREWPGRVQPGKKMAGHYGDEKVTVQAQMLSFDKENSIVVLKGSVAGHNGAFGKITIIK, encoded by the coding sequence ATGGAATTTTTAGTGCAAAAGATAGGTATGAGTAGGACTATCGGCAGTGTCAGCACGCCTGTTACGCTTCTCAAGGTTTTGCAAACCAAGGTATGCGAGATAAAGGACAATGGACAGGCGATAGTGGCTTACTCCAAAGGCAAAATGCAAAATAAAAGTATTATGGGGCAGCAGAAGAAATACAATCTTAGCAAGGAATACAATCGGTTCGCTACTTTAGCGGTGGCAAATACAGAGGTTGGTGATCTTGATATGGCTTCTCTTGAGAGTGCGCAACGCTTGAAAGTGTCTTTTAACACAAAGGGGCGTGGGTTCAGCGGGGCTATGAAACGATGGAATTTCCAAGGTGGTCCTGCTGCACACGGTAGTCGATTTCACAGGAGACTTGGGTCAATTGGGAATCGTGAGTGGCCAGGTCGCGTTCAGCCCGGGAAAAAAATGGCAGGACATTATGGCGATGAAAAGGTAACGGTTCAAGCACAGATGCTTTCTTTTGACAAGGAAAATAGCATTGTTGTGCTAAAGGGTTCTGTTGCTGGGCATAATGGTGCATTTGGCAAGATTACTATCATTAAATGA
- the rplD gene encoding 50S ribosomal protein L4, whose amino-acid sequence MSSAVVLDKSFKKTSEIALPDSYKGIKEHNLYLYIKSYLASLRANNAKAKRRGEVSGGGKKPWAQKGGGRARAGSITSPVFVGGGVAHGPSNNRNYDLKINKKQKRLALEYAIKQKAQSGKLYIVDSLSIESGKTKDAYAVFKTLNERSVLFVSHSIRDEKTFLAYRNLQDCYFIEASEMNAYLVAVFHAVVIEKAVFDAFLESGSKGK is encoded by the coding sequence ATGAGTAGTGCAGTAGTGTTAGATAAATCATTTAAAAAGACAAGTGAGATTGCCTTGCCTGATAGTTATAAGGGCATTAAGGAGCATAATCTCTACTTGTATATTAAGTCATATTTAGCTTCTTTGCGCGCAAACAATGCTAAGGCTAAAAGACGCGGCGAAGTGAGTGGAGGTGGCAAGAAGCCTTGGGCACAAAAGGGCGGCGGACGCGCAAGGGCTGGTAGTATTACTTCTCCAGTATTCGTTGGTGGTGGTGTCGCTCACGGTCCAAGCAATAACCGAAACTATGATCTTAAGATCAATAAAAAGCAAAAAAGACTTGCGCTTGAATATGCCATTAAGCAAAAAGCCCAGAGTGGCAAGCTATATATTGTGGATTCTCTAAGTATTGAAAGCGGCAAGACAAAAGATGCCTATGCTGTGTTTAAGACTCTCAATGAGCGCAGTGTGCTTTTTGTGTCTCACTCTATTCGTGATGAGAAGACATTTTTGGCTTATCGTAATTTGCAAGATTGTTATTTTATCGAAGCAAGTGAGATGAATGCCTATCTTGTAGCTGTTTTTCACGCAGTAGTGATTGAAAAAGCTGTGTTTGATGCATTTTTAGAATCTGGAAGTAAGGGGAAGTAA
- a CDS encoding 50S ribosomal protein L23 encodes MADITDIKSILYTEKSLSLQESGVLVVQTSTRVTKNQLKEVFREYFGVVPVSVNSLRQNGKIKRFKGRVGQRNSYKKFYVKIPDGAKIDSLTA; translated from the coding sequence ATGGCTGATATAACAGATATTAAATCCATTCTTTATACGGAAAAATCTTTGTCTCTTCAAGAGAGTGGGGTTTTGGTTGTGCAGACATCAACGCGTGTTACCAAGAATCAACTCAAAGAGGTCTTTAGGGAATATTTTGGCGTTGTCCCGGTGAGCGTTAATTCTTTGCGTCAAAATGGCAAGATTAAGCGCTTTAAGGGTCGAGTTGGACAGAGAAATTCTTATAAAAAGTTTTATGTGAAGATTCCAGATGGTGCGAAGATTGATTCGCTCACAGCATAG
- the rplB gene encoding 50S ribosomal protein L2, which translates to MAIKTYKPYTPSRRFMSNLSSNDITAKPSVRKLLIKLPVSAGRNNNGRITSRHKEGGAKKLYRVIDFKRNKFGIQGRVAAIEYDPYRNCRIALVVYPDGDKRYILQPSGLQVGDVVISAESGLDIKTGYAMKLKNIPIGTIVHNIEMHPGAGGQLARSAGSSAQIMGREGKYVILRLPSGEMRYVLDECMATIGVVGNEDFINISIGKAGRNRHLGVRPQTRGSAMNPVDHPHGGGEGKTGSSGHPVSPWGTPAKGYKTRRKKASDKLIISRKKK; encoded by the coding sequence ATGGCAATTAAAACATATAAACCATATACCCCAAGCCGTAGGTTTATGAGCAATCTTAGCTCTAATGACATTACGGCAAAGCCCAGTGTGAGAAAGCTATTGATAAAACTTCCCGTGTCTGCTGGAAGAAATAATAATGGTAGGATTACTAGTCGGCATAAAGAAGGTGGCGCAAAGAAATTGTATCGCGTGATTGATTTTAAGCGTAATAAATTTGGTATCCAGGGGCGTGTTGCAGCAATTGAGTATGATCCATATAGGAATTGTCGCATTGCTTTGGTAGTTTATCCCGATGGTGATAAGCGTTATATACTTCAGCCTAGTGGCTTGCAAGTTGGAGATGTAGTAATCTCTGCAGAATCTGGACTTGACATTAAAACCGGATATGCAATGAAGCTAAAAAATATCCCCATTGGGACAATTGTGCATAACATAGAGATGCATCCGGGAGCAGGTGGGCAACTTGCTAGAAGTGCTGGATCAAGCGCACAGATTATGGGGAGAGAGGGTAAATATGTGATCTTGCGCTTGCCAAGTGGAGAGATGCGTTATGTACTTGATGAATGTATGGCGACTATAGGTGTTGTTGGTAATGAAGATTTTATTAACATATCTATAGGTAAGGCTGGTAGAAATCGCCATCTAGGTGTGCGTCCGCAAACGCGTGGTAGTGCTATGAACCCAGTAGATCACCCACATGGTGGTGGTGAGGGTAAAACAGGCTCTAGTGGGCATCCTGTTTCTCCTTGGGGAACACCAGCTAAAGGATATAAGACTCGTCGCAAAAAGGCGAGTGATAAGTTGATTATCTCAAGAAAGAAAAAGTAA
- the rpsS gene encoding 30S ribosomal protein S19 — translation MARSIKKGPFIDGHLAKKVAKSRETKDNKPIKTWSRRSTILPDMIGLTFNVHNGKAFVPVYVTENHVGYKLGEFAPTRTFKGHKGSVQKKIGK, via the coding sequence ATGGCAAGATCAATTAAGAAAGGTCCTTTTATTGATGGGCATTTGGCAAAGAAAGTAGCGAAATCTCGAGAGACCAAAGACAACAAACCTATCAAAACTTGGTCTCGCAGAAGCACTATTTTGCCGGATATGATAGGTTTGACTTTTAATGTTCATAATGGTAAGGCGTTTGTCCCCGTATATGTAACAGAAAATCATGTTGGTTACAAGTTAGGTGAGTTTGCTCCTACGCGAACTTTTAAGGGACACAAAGGCAGTGTTCAAAAAAAGATTGGCAAGTAG
- the rpsC gene encoding 30S ribosomal protein S3, with translation MGQKVNPIGLRLGINRNWTSRWFPNTQTAPDNIVEDHIIRKFLKKELYYAGISEIIIERAAAKIRITVVAARPGLIIGKKGADIENKREALKHLIKKDVSINIKEVKRPQANAQLAAENVAMQLEKRVAFRRAMKKVMQAAMKSGARGVKIKVSGRLAGAEMARTEWYMEGRVPLHTLRAKIDYGFTEAFTTYGIIGVKVWIFKGEILQKGIQPDRRDEDGEEDSRGSRSKSRRGGQ, from the coding sequence ATGGGACAGAAAGTTAATCCAATAGGACTTAGATTAGGTATCAATAGAAATTGGACATCTCGTTGGTTTCCTAATACGCAAACTGCTCCGGACAATATTGTTGAGGATCATATTATTAGAAAGTTTCTAAAGAAAGAGCTTTATTATGCAGGTATTAGTGAAATTATTATTGAGAGAGCTGCGGCTAAGATTCGTATAACTGTCGTAGCTGCTCGTCCTGGTCTTATTATAGGGAAAAAGGGTGCAGATATTGAAAATAAGCGTGAGGCACTGAAACATCTCATTAAAAAAGATGTATCAATCAATATTAAAGAAGTCAAGAGACCACAGGCAAATGCCCAGTTAGCAGCAGAAAATGTAGCTATGCAGCTTGAAAAGCGTGTGGCATTTAGACGTGCTATGAAGAAAGTTATGCAAGCGGCAATGAAATCTGGTGCAAGGGGTGTGAAAATCAAAGTATCCGGTCGTTTGGCTGGAGCAGAGATGGCTCGAACAGAGTGGTATATGGAAGGCAGAGTTCCGCTTCATACTTTGCGTGCTAAAATTGATTATGGATTCACCGAAGCTTTTACTACCTATGGGATTATTGGAGTTAAAGTGTGGATATTTAAGGGTGAGATTCTACAAAAAGGTATTCAGCCTGATAGACGCGATGAAGATGGCGAAGAGGATTCGCGAGGGTCTCGGTCAAAATCTAGAAGAGGGGGACAATAA
- the rplP gene encoding 50S ribosomal protein L16, which yields MLMPKRTKYRKQMKGRNRGKSMRGSSLAYGNIGIKALELGRIDSRQIEAARIALTRHIKRTGKVWIRVFPDKPLTAKPLEVRMGKGKGAVEKWVMNIQPGRIIYEIIGVEESMARDALALAQSKLPFKTKIITSESENEIY from the coding sequence ATGCTAATGCCCAAAAGAACAAAATATAGAAAGCAGATGAAAGGTCGCAATCGCGGTAAGTCTATGCGTGGATCTTCTTTGGCTTATGGAAATATAGGTATCAAGGCTCTTGAGCTTGGCAGGATAGATTCTCGTCAAATAGAAGCAGCTCGTATTGCCCTTACTAGACATATCAAGAGAACAGGAAAGGTTTGGATACGGGTTTTTCCAGATAAGCCTTTAACCGCAAAGCCTCTTGAGGTGAGAATGGGTAAAGGAAAGGGTGCGGTCGAGAAGTGGGTGATGAATATCCAGCCGGGTAGAATTATCTATGAGATTATTGGTGTTGAAGAAAGTATGGCGCGAGATGCTTTGGCATTGGCACAGAGCAAACTTCCTTTTAAAACAAAAATCATAACTAGCGAGAGTGAAAATGAAATTTATTGA
- the rpmC gene encoding 50S ribosomal protein L29, translating into MKFIDLKDKDLVELHKILKEKKSELFELRLKLKTGQLTNPSQIAMVRKDIARVNTAISAKKDSK; encoded by the coding sequence ATGAAATTTATTGATTTGAAAGATAAGGATTTGGTAGAGCTTCATAAGATTCTCAAAGAGAAAAAGTCTGAGCTTTTTGAGTTGCGCTTAAAGCTTAAAACGGGGCAGCTGACTAATCCTAGTCAGATTGCAATGGTAAGAAAGGATATTGCTCGAGTCAATACGGCAATATCGGCAAAAAAGGATAGTAAATGA
- the rpsQ gene encoding 30S ribosomal protein S17: MSQTQSHKRVIQGRVISRAGDKSAVVLVERKVVHPKYRKIVKRFKKYTIHDEKNQVKVGDEIVAIECKPISKTKSFNLKEIVSVGV, from the coding sequence ATGAGCCAAACACAGTCACATAAAAGAGTGATACAAGGTAGGGTTATTTCTCGTGCAGGAGACAAGAGCGCAGTTGTTTTGGTGGAGCGCAAGGTTGTCCATCCAAAGTATCGCAAGATTGTTAAGCGTTTTAAAAAATACACCATTCACGATGAGAAAAATCAGGTGAAAGTTGGCGATGAGATTGTAGCTATAGAGTGTAAGCCTATTTCTAAAACTAAGTCTTTTAATCTCAAAGAGATCGTATCGGTAGGAGTGTAG
- the rplN gene encoding 50S ribosomal protein L14, whose translation MIQSFTRLNVADNSGAKEIMCIKVLGGSHKRYASVGDVIVASVKKAIPNGKVKKAQVVKAVVVRTKKEIHRANGSLVRFDDNAAVILDAKKEPIGTRIFGPVSREVRYANFMKIVSLAPEVL comes from the coding sequence ATGATACAGAGTTTTACACGCTTAAATGTAGCGGACAATAGTGGTGCAAAAGAAATTATGTGCATCAAGGTGCTTGGCGGTAGTCATAAGCGTTATGCCAGTGTTGGTGATGTGATTGTTGCATCTGTAAAAAAGGCGATCCCTAATGGAAAGGTGAAGAAAGCGCAGGTCGTTAAAGCTGTTGTAGTTAGGACAAAAAAAGAAATCCACAGAGCTAATGGCTCGCTTGTGCGATTTGATGATAATGCAGCAGTGATTCTTGATGCAAAAAAGGAACCTATTGGGACAAGAATTTTTGGTCCAGTAAGTAGAGAAGTGCGATATGCAAATTTTATGAAGATTGTATCGTTAGCTCCGGAGGTGTTGTAG
- the rplX gene encoding 50S ribosomal protein L24 — MKCKIKKGDMVKIIAGDDKGKVGKVLAVFPKKSLVVVEGCALVKKAIKPTDDNPKGGFVTKEKSIHISNVKKDGE; from the coding sequence ATAAAGTGTAAGATAAAAAAGGGCGATATGGTTAAGATTATCGCTGGAGATGATAAGGGAAAAGTGGGAAAAGTGCTTGCTGTATTCCCCAAGAAGTCGCTAGTTGTTGTCGAAGGTTGTGCTCTTGTGAAAAAGGCTATTAAACCTACTGATGATAACCCCAAAGGTGGTTTTGTAACTAAAGAAAAATCTATACATATTTCTAATGTCAAGAAAGATGGGGAGTAG
- the rplE gene encoding 50S ribosomal protein L5, which translates to MFALKKKYNDEIREQLKSELNIKNPMLLPKLEKIVISVGAGDYAKDSKIMQNIADTISLIAGQKAIITKAKKSVAGFKMREGMPMGVKVTLRGKQMYNFLEKLIVISLPRVKDFRGVPRNGFDGRGNYSFGLNEQLMFPEVVYDDIMVTHGMNITIVTSTQDDKEAFKLLELFGMPFAKGR; encoded by the coding sequence ATGTTTGCGTTGAAAAAAAAATATAATGATGAGATAAGAGAGCAGCTTAAGAGTGAGCTTAATATTAAGAATCCTATGCTACTTCCAAAACTAGAGAAGATTGTGATTAGTGTCGGTGCTGGAGATTATGCTAAAGATTCTAAGATTATGCAAAATATAGCGGATACGATCTCGTTGATCGCAGGACAAAAGGCTATTATTACAAAGGCGAAAAAGTCTGTTGCAGGTTTTAAAATGCGTGAAGGTATGCCTATGGGCGTTAAGGTAACTTTGCGTGGAAAACAGATGTATAACTTCTTAGAAAAACTTATTGTAATTTCGTTGCCAAGGGTCAAGGATTTTCGAGGTGTTCCTAGAAATGGATTTGATGGGCGCGGTAATTATAGCTTTGGTTTAAATGAGCAACTTATGTTTCCGGAAGTTGTCTATGATGATATTATGGTAACGCACGGTATGAATATTACCATTGTTACTTCGACACAAGATGATAAAGAGGCATTCAAGCTCTTAGAGTTATTTGGTATGCCATTTGCAAAAGGGAGATAG
- a CDS encoding type Z 30S ribosomal protein S14 — protein sequence MAKKSMIAKTNRKAKFSARAYTRCRVCGRPHSVYRDFGLCRVCLRKMGNEGLIPGLRKASW from the coding sequence ATGGCAAAAAAATCAATGATCGCAAAAACCAATAGAAAAGCGAAATTTAGTGCGCGAGCATATACTCGGTGTAGGGTGTGTGGGCGACCACATTCTGTTTATAGGGATTTTGGGCTCTGTAGAGTTTGCTTGCGTAAGATGGGCAATGAGGGCTTGATTCCCGGTCTGCGCAAAGCTAGTTGGTAA
- the rpsH gene encoding 30S ribosomal protein S8 yields the protein MVNDIIADSLTRIRNASMRRLESTTLYYAKIVVSILEVFKEKGFVKGYNITDKDGKQSILVQLAYDERGKSMINEIKRISKPGRRVYKARSELKRFKNGYGTIVVSTSKGVISNDAAYRANVGGEALCSIW from the coding sequence ATGGTAAATGATATTATTGCAGATTCTTTGACAAGAATTCGTAATGCCTCTATGAGAAGACTAGAATCCACGACTTTGTATTACGCCAAGATTGTGGTTTCGATTTTAGAGGTTTTTAAAGAAAAGGGATTTGTTAAGGGATATAATATAACCGATAAAGATGGTAAGCAGTCAATTCTCGTGCAGCTTGCTTATGATGAGCGTGGAAAGTCTATGATTAATGAGATAAAGCGTATTAGCAAACCTGGTCGTAGAGTTTATAAGGCTCGTAGTGAATTAAAGAGATTTAAGAACGGATATGGGACAATAGTTGTAAGCACAAGCAAAGGTGTAATATCCAACGATGCGGCATATAGAGCAAATGTTGGTGGCGAAGCCTTGTGTAGTATTTGGTAA
- the rplF gene encoding 50S ribosomal protein L6, whose product MSRVGKRPIGIPDSVQVNIDGSKIVFKGVKATKELDTFGRVKVELKDKELIFYAIDSAPQSRAFWGTYRALANNIVIGLTQGFTKVLEINGVGYKAAVVGNTLELALGFSHPIKYPIPSGVEMTLDKNQLTIKGDDKQQIGQIAAEIREFRPPEPYKGKGIKYIDETIIRKAGKTAKK is encoded by the coding sequence ATGTCAAGAGTTGGTAAAAGACCTATTGGTATTCCGGATTCTGTGCAGGTCAATATCGATGGCAGTAAAATTGTATTTAAGGGTGTTAAAGCTACAAAAGAGCTTGATACTTTTGGAAGAGTGAAGGTAGAATTAAAGGATAAGGAGCTTATCTTTTATGCCATAGATTCTGCTCCGCAGTCTAGAGCCTTTTGGGGTACATATAGGGCTTTGGCAAATAATATAGTTATCGGTTTGACACAGGGCTTTACAAAGGTCCTAGAAATCAATGGTGTTGGCTATAAGGCTGCTGTAGTTGGTAATACTCTTGAGCTTGCACTTGGTTTTTCTCATCCAATCAAGTATCCTATACCTAGTGGTGTGGAAATGACTCTTGATAAAAATCAACTCACTATTAAGGGAGATGATAAACAGCAAATTGGGCAAATTGCAGCTGAGATACGAGAGTTTAGACCACCTGAACCTTATAAAGGCAAGGGGATTAAGTATATTGATGAGACAATCATACGAAAAGCTGGTAAGACAGCGAAAAAATAA
- the rplR gene encoding 50S ribosomal protein L18, protein MTDKVLALKKSLRLKRKARIRDRVSGVDSRPRISVFRSNKYLYAQAIDDVKQVTIATVDGRKLKLGNNKEQVKEIAVVFAQELKSKGINEAVFDRNGYLFHGVIRAFADSLREQGITL, encoded by the coding sequence ATGACTGATAAAGTTTTGGCATTGAAAAAAAGTTTGCGACTTAAGAGAAAGGCACGCATACGAGATAGAGTGAGTGGTGTGGATTCTCGTCCTAGGATTAGTGTTTTTAGGTCAAATAAATATTTATATGCACAAGCCATTGATGATGTAAAGCAAGTAACAATTGCTACTGTTGATGGGAGAAAACTTAAGCTTGGCAATAATAAAGAACAGGTAAAGGAGATTGCTGTCGTATTTGCTCAAGAATTAAAAAGTAAAGGTATCAACGAGGCGGTTTTTGATCGCAATGGGTATTTGTTCCACGGTGTTATCCGTGCATTTGCTGATTCTTTGCGAGAGCAAGGTATAACGCTATAA
- the rpsE gene encoding 30S ribosomal protein S5, whose protein sequence is MKIDREEFSEIVVNIGRVTKVVKGGRRFRFNALVVVGNRNGMVGFGLGKAKEVPDAIKKAVDDAFKNVIKVNIKGTTIAHDIEYKYNASRILLKPAGEGTGVIAGGSARPVIELAGIKDILTKSLGSSNPYNVVRATFDALAQIKA, encoded by the coding sequence ATGAAAATTGATAGAGAAGAGTTTAGTGAGATTGTTGTAAATATTGGGCGTGTAACGAAAGTTGTGAAAGGTGGGCGTAGATTTCGTTTTAATGCTCTTGTGGTTGTTGGTAATCGCAATGGTATGGTTGGATTTGGTTTGGGAAAAGCAAAGGAAGTGCCAGATGCCATTAAAAAGGCGGTAGATGATGCCTTTAAGAATGTCATCAAAGTTAATATTAAGGGCACTACCATTGCTCATGATATTGAGTATAAATACAACGCTAGTAGGATTCTACTTAAGCCTGCTGGCGAAGGGACAGGCGTTATTGCTGGTGGATCAGCTAGACCTGTTATTGAGCTTGCTGGGATTAAGGATATTCTTACTAAATCTTTAGGTTCTAGCAACCCCTATAATGTCGTTAGAGCTACTTTTGATGCTCTGGCGCAGATTAAAGCATAA
- the rplO gene encoding 50S ribosomal protein L15: protein MASLHEIKPAKGSVRDIKRVGRGQGSGMGKTSTRGGKGQTARAGYTAKRGFEGGQQPLQRRLPKVGFTTKIQKPYTINVDRVKAVAGLSEITIESIESIHKLPGYAKTTHSGTQSNVLVKLIGSGASALVGKVKDARVAVSRQR, encoded by the coding sequence ATGGCTTCTTTACACGAAATTAAACCAGCCAAGGGAAGTGTAAGAGATATTAAGAGAGTAGGAAGAGGGCAGGGAAGTGGTATGGGCAAGACATCGACGCGTGGTGGCAAAGGTCAAACAGCTCGAGCTGGATATACGGCTAAAAGAGGGTTTGAAGGTGGGCAGCAGCCTTTGCAACGCCGATTGCCAAAGGTTGGTTTCACAACAAAAATCCAAAAACCCTACACCATCAATGTGGATAGAGTCAAAGCAGTGGCTGGGCTTAGTGAAATTACTATAGAGAGTATAGAGAGCATACATAAGCTTCCTGGTTATGCGAAGACTACGCATTCAGGCACTCAGTCCAATGTCCTTGTTAAACTTATAGGATCCGGTGCTTCAGCACTTGTTGGCAAAGTAAAAGATGCTAGAGTTGCTGTAAGTAGGCAACGATAG